In Macaca nemestrina isolate mMacNem1 chromosome 11, mMacNem.hap1, whole genome shotgun sequence, a single window of DNA contains:
- the LOC105468121 gene encoding uncharacterized protein: MRRLKPPAWEATAQEPVEPQLTLNRSKAPGHFDPGSPRSQRPHPAKKSEAAKALDAKRLETHAGLRFALDVRLGSTDTPRFHAGRKCFAFSDQVREPGRPPRRPHQTEPGRDRRAGRGSWAGLRSPARGGPVAPTCAPGAAAVGRGRHIDPPPRPPSPSAATSQSPGTQGTRATKQGPAAATPLLLQEILVKSTADVLMTQSMSGGMSDGEREGEAKRRI, from the coding sequence ATGCGCAGACTCAAACCGCCTGCCTGGGAGGCCACCGCTCAGGAACCTGTTGAACCGCAGCTGACCCTGAACCGGTCCAAAGCTCCTGGCCATTTTGACCCAGGTTCTCCCCGTTCCCAGCGTCCACATCCCGCCAAGAAATCCGAGGCTGCAAAAGCGTTGGACGCGAAGCGCCTCGAGACCCACGCAGGATTACGGTTTGCCCTGGACGTTAGGCTCGGCTCAACGGACACCCCCCGCTTCCACGCGGGACGCAAATGCTTCGCGTTTTCAGATCAAGTCAGAGAGCCGGGCCGCCCGCCACGCCGCCCCCACCAGACAGAGCCCGGGAGAGACCGCCGGGCCGGGCGGGGCTCCTGGGCAGGTCTGCGCAGCCCGGCACGTGGAGGCCCTGTTGCGCCAACGTGCGCCCCGGGGGCCGCGGCGGTTGGGCGCGGCCGCCACATTGACCCCCCTCCTCGGCCCCCCTCCCCCAGCGCCGCCACTTCTCAGTCCCCGGGGACGCAGGGGACCAGGGCTACGAAGCAAGGCCCAGCAGCAGCAACTCCACTTCTCCTGCAGGAAATCCTTGTAAAGAGCACAGCAGACGTCTTGATGACGCAAAGCATGAGTGGTGGCATGAGTGACGGGGAGCGAGAGGGCGAGGCAAAGAGGAGAATTTAA